The Vespula vulgaris chromosome 2, iyVesVulg1.1, whole genome shotgun sequence genome has a segment encoding these proteins:
- the LOC127061683 gene encoding cyclin-dependent kinase 4-like isoform X1 — MHDRVYGEVSKVLRLIRVSRVIESRDQDLVEDITAKHSRNVVMAGRSRRPSSELGPDLSSPHSKKLKLSELPQEVASYVTVDEEDNVEKELESSERITSTPNEEERVSESPKDLEGKICATETRRDLEEGLKKLSQESQNVEKEIVKFAETPKDVEEEINLSEVTVSATESPVDEVIPGPSWKSHGVVLKSEEKHTHQGTSTFDMKTTELDSAVDIHTSLMGEHASYEELSYIGNGAYGTVYKAKDLTSGQVVALKKVRVPLTEDGLPTSTLREIATLKQLERFEHPHIVRLLDVCQGNYHRLPSSDERSDRLNQGLTLWLVFEHVEQDLASYLSSCPEAGMAAHLVKQMSKEILSGVQFLHSHRIIHRDLKPQNLLVTREGRIKIADFGLARTYDFEMRLTSVVVTQWYRAPEVLLGCSYATPVDTWSVGCILAELSRLKPLFPGTSEGDQLDRIFRIIGTPSEVEWPKNVSLSWSAFPDRQPKPLSDVIPNLDDDGLDLIQSLLMFDPHVRLTATQALEHKYFNENDT; from the exons ATGCACGATCGTGTGTACGGTGAAGTGTCAAAGGTTCTACGTCTGATCCGTGT AAGCAGAGTCATTGAGAGTCGTGATCAGGATCTCGTCGAAGATATCACCGCTA AACATAGCCGAAATGTGGTGATGGCTGGAAGATCTCGACGTCCGAGCTCTGAGCTCGGACCGGATCTCTCATCTCCGCATTCGAAAAAACTCAAACTATCGGAACTACCTCAAGAGGTTGCGTCTTACGTCACGGTTGATGAGGAAGATAATGTGGAAAAGGAGTTAGAAAGTAGCGAAAGGATAACTTCAACGCCAAACGAAGAAGAACGTGTCTCTGAATCGCCAAAGGACCTCGAAGGAAAGATATGTGCTACCGAAACACGACGTGACCTTGAAGAAGGACTAAAGAAATTGTCACAAGAGTCACAAAACGTTGAAAAGGAAATAGTAAAGTTTGCAGAAACGCCAAAAGacgtcgaagaagaaattaatcttTCTGAAG TGACAGTTAGTGCAACGGAATCACCGGTAGATGAAGTAATCCCAGGACCGTCCTGGAAAAGTCACGGCGTTGTTCTAAAGTCTGAAGAAAAGCATACCCATCAAGGAACGTCCACTTTTGACATGAAAACCACCGAATTGGATTCCGcagtagatatacatacatccttAATGGGGGAACATGCGTCGTACGAGGAATTATCTTATATCGGCAACGGTGCTTACGGTACCGTTTATAAAGCGAAAGATTTAACCAGCGGTCAAGTAGTTGCGCTTAAAAAAGTTAGAGTACCATTGACGGAAGATGGGTTACCTACTAGTACTTTAAGGGAGATAGCCACGTTAAAACAGCTTGAAAGATTCGAACATCCACATATC GTCAGATTATTAGACGTATGTCAGGGCAATTATCATCGGTTGCCTTCCAGCGACGAAAGATCTGACAGATTGAATCAAGGATTAACTCTTTGGTTAGTCTTCGAACATGTGGAACAAGATTTGGCATCTTATTTATCATCCTGCCCAGAGGCAGGCATGGCAGCGCATCTTGTAAAACAGATGTCCAAGGAGATCCTGTCCGGTGTTCAGTTTCTTCACAGTCACAGGATTATACACAGGGATTTAAAGCCGCAAAATTTATTAGTCACGAGGGAAGGAAGAATAAAGATCGCAGATTTTGGTTTAGCCAGAACATATGACTTCGAAATGAGATTGACTTCTGTG GTTGTAACTCAATGGTATCGAGCGCCAGAAGTGTTGTTAGGTTGCTCTTACGCAACTCCCGTAGATACATGGTCAGTCGGTTGCATTCTAGCTGAGCTTAGTAGGTTGAAACCATTATTTCCAGGCACCAGCGAAGGAGACCAATTGGATAGGATTTTTCG aattatcgGTACACCATCGGAGGTAGAATGGCCGAAAAACGTGTCGCTTAGTTGGAGTGCTTTCCCTGATAGACAACCAAAGCCTTTAAGTGATGTTATACCTAATCTCGATGACGACGGATTGGATCTTATCCAATCTTTACTTATGTTCGATCCCCACGTCCGTTTGACTGCTACTCAGGCTTTAGAGCACAAATACTTCAATGAAAACGACACGTAA
- the LOC127061710 gene encoding dihydrofolate reductase produces MHLKLYVIAAVCEDLGIGMNGNLPWNLKTEMAFFTRMTSKTSNEKKKNVVLMGRKTWDSIPPKYKPLRDRINVVLTRQSLNFGSGTIPCKNISDALDVISRPPLCEEVEKIWVIGGSSVYKEVLELPNFYRLYLTRIKKRFDCDTFFPELSTDLVPVKDPNVPDGIQEENGIRFEYTVYERK; encoded by the exons ATGCATTTAAAATTGTACGTAATAGCAGCGGTATGCGAAGACTTGGGTATCGGTATGAATGGAAATTTGCCGTGGAATTTGAA GACTGAAATGGCATTTTTTACACGCATGACGTCAAAGACGagtaatgaaaagaaaaaaaacgtggTACTAATGGGTAGAAAAACCTGGGATTCTATACCGCCAAAATATAAACCCTTGCGGGATCGTATCAACGTGGTTTTGACGAGACAATCTCT AAACTTTGGTAGCGGAACGATTCCCtgcaaaaatatttcagaCGCACTCGACGTTATATCTCGACCACCCTTGTGCGAGGAAGTGGAAAAAATATGGGTCATAGGAGGAAGTTCCGTTTATAAA GAGGTCTTAGAATTAccaaatttttatcgtttgtaTCTCACGAGAATAAAGAAACGTTTCGATTGCGACACATTTTTCCCAGAACTTTCGACCGATCTCGTACCAGTCAA GGATCCCAATGTACCGGATGGAATTCAGGAGGAAAATGGAATTCGGTTCGAGTACACGGTTTACGagaggaaatga
- the LOC127061683 gene encoding cyclin-dependent kinase 4-like isoform X2: MSSTHDDQNNLWRMLLEEYYYHHYRHYYIQEHSRNVVMAGRSRRPSSELGPDLSSPHSKKLKLSELPQEVASYVTVDEEDNVEKELESSERITSTPNEEERVSESPKDLEGKICATETRRDLEEGLKKLSQESQNVEKEIVKFAETPKDVEEEINLSEVTVSATESPVDEVIPGPSWKSHGVVLKSEEKHTHQGTSTFDMKTTELDSAVDIHTSLMGEHASYEELSYIGNGAYGTVYKAKDLTSGQVVALKKVRVPLTEDGLPTSTLREIATLKQLERFEHPHIVRLLDVCQGNYHRLPSSDERSDRLNQGLTLWLVFEHVEQDLASYLSSCPEAGMAAHLVKQMSKEILSGVQFLHSHRIIHRDLKPQNLLVTREGRIKIADFGLARTYDFEMRLTSVVVTQWYRAPEVLLGCSYATPVDTWSVGCILAELSRLKPLFPGTSEGDQLDRIFRIIGTPSEVEWPKNVSLSWSAFPDRQPKPLSDVIPNLDDDGLDLIQSLLMFDPHVRLTATQALEHKYFNENDT, encoded by the exons ATGTCTTCAACGCACGACGATCAGAATAATTTGTGGCGGATGTTATTAGAGGagtactactaccaccactatcGTCACTACTACATTCAAG AACATAGCCGAAATGTGGTGATGGCTGGAAGATCTCGACGTCCGAGCTCTGAGCTCGGACCGGATCTCTCATCTCCGCATTCGAAAAAACTCAAACTATCGGAACTACCTCAAGAGGTTGCGTCTTACGTCACGGTTGATGAGGAAGATAATGTGGAAAAGGAGTTAGAAAGTAGCGAAAGGATAACTTCAACGCCAAACGAAGAAGAACGTGTCTCTGAATCGCCAAAGGACCTCGAAGGAAAGATATGTGCTACCGAAACACGACGTGACCTTGAAGAAGGACTAAAGAAATTGTCACAAGAGTCACAAAACGTTGAAAAGGAAATAGTAAAGTTTGCAGAAACGCCAAAAGacgtcgaagaagaaattaatcttTCTGAAG TGACAGTTAGTGCAACGGAATCACCGGTAGATGAAGTAATCCCAGGACCGTCCTGGAAAAGTCACGGCGTTGTTCTAAAGTCTGAAGAAAAGCATACCCATCAAGGAACGTCCACTTTTGACATGAAAACCACCGAATTGGATTCCGcagtagatatacatacatccttAATGGGGGAACATGCGTCGTACGAGGAATTATCTTATATCGGCAACGGTGCTTACGGTACCGTTTATAAAGCGAAAGATTTAACCAGCGGTCAAGTAGTTGCGCTTAAAAAAGTTAGAGTACCATTGACGGAAGATGGGTTACCTACTAGTACTTTAAGGGAGATAGCCACGTTAAAACAGCTTGAAAGATTCGAACATCCACATATC GTCAGATTATTAGACGTATGTCAGGGCAATTATCATCGGTTGCCTTCCAGCGACGAAAGATCTGACAGATTGAATCAAGGATTAACTCTTTGGTTAGTCTTCGAACATGTGGAACAAGATTTGGCATCTTATTTATCATCCTGCCCAGAGGCAGGCATGGCAGCGCATCTTGTAAAACAGATGTCCAAGGAGATCCTGTCCGGTGTTCAGTTTCTTCACAGTCACAGGATTATACACAGGGATTTAAAGCCGCAAAATTTATTAGTCACGAGGGAAGGAAGAATAAAGATCGCAGATTTTGGTTTAGCCAGAACATATGACTTCGAAATGAGATTGACTTCTGTG GTTGTAACTCAATGGTATCGAGCGCCAGAAGTGTTGTTAGGTTGCTCTTACGCAACTCCCGTAGATACATGGTCAGTCGGTTGCATTCTAGCTGAGCTTAGTAGGTTGAAACCATTATTTCCAGGCACCAGCGAAGGAGACCAATTGGATAGGATTTTTCG aattatcgGTACACCATCGGAGGTAGAATGGCCGAAAAACGTGTCGCTTAGTTGGAGTGCTTTCCCTGATAGACAACCAAAGCCTTTAAGTGATGTTATACCTAATCTCGATGACGACGGATTGGATCTTATCCAATCTTTACTTATGTTCGATCCCCACGTCCGTTTGACTGCTACTCAGGCTTTAGAGCACAAATACTTCAATGAAAACGACACGTAA
- the LOC127061711 gene encoding adenosine 5'-monophosphoramidase HINT1, with protein sequence MFLNFSSIPFRRIVSSSGNISKSLYKRKMATEVEKARVATPGGDTIFGKILRKELPCNFIYEDDKCVAFKDINAQAPVHFLVIPRKPISQLSKADNEDEALLGHLMLVAQKVAKQEGLDNGFRLVINDGKDGAQSVFHLHLHVLGGRQMQWPPG encoded by the exons atgttcttaaatttttcatcgattccGTTCAGACGGATCGTATCTTCGAGTGGCAATATATCAAAGAGCttgtacaaaagaaaaatggcgaCCGAGGTGGAAAAAGCACGAGTCGCTACTCCCGGCGGCGATACTATATTTGGGAAAATATTGCGTAAAGAACTACCATGCAACTTTATTTACGAAGACGATAAG TGTGTCGCATTTAAAGATATCAACGCCCAAGCTCCCGTACACTTCTTGGTAATCCCAAGAAAACCGATTTCACAATTGTCAAAAGCGGACAACGAGGATGAAGCTTTGCTGGGCCATTTGATGTTGGTAGCTCAAAAAGTGGCGAAACAAGAAGGTTTGGATAATGGTTTTCGTTTGGTAATCAATGACGGAAAAGACGGTGCGCAATCGGTCTTTCATCTGCACCTGCATGTACTCGGTGGTAGGCAGATGCAGTGGCCTCCGGGTTAA
- the LOC127061685 gene encoding gastrulation defective protein 1 homolog, whose protein sequence is MSKMANDSQILSSKNIIDGRKVEEDEEEEEDDESETEEMSLKEKIPCTHEVTMTHGTKAVIAIAADPSGARLASGSIDYDVCFWDFAGMDSSMRSFRTLQPCENHPIKCLQYSTTGDVILVISGAAQAKVLDRDGFEKCETVKGDQYITDMARTKGHTAGLNSGCWHPFTKEEYLTCSQDSTCRIWLLHRPRGHKNVIKCRAQNGVKTIPTTCSYSREGTVVACGCIDGSIQMWDHRKNFVNPSLTLRNAHGSNNEISSLSFSYLGHTLATRSCDDTLKLWDLRSFKVPIFEVKDLFSRYETTDCMFSPDDSMIVTGESLKKGQDMGKILFYDTKTFELVNEIPVTNSHVIKTLWHPKLNQLFVGCGNGIVKVYYDINRSMRGAKLCVVKSHFKHKHMEVMSTQQIITPHALPLFRQDRPKSVRKQMEKDRLDPVKSRRPDLPITSGQGGRVASSGGTLSSYVIRNLGLSKRIEDDQDPREAILKYAKEAEENPYWIAPAYKKTQPKTIFQTDEQDSGPSTKKQKT, encoded by the coding sequence atgagtAAGATGGCCAACGATTCTCAAATACTCTCttccaaaaatattattgacgGTAGGAAGgtagaagaggacgaagaggaagaggaagacgatGAATCCGAAACAGAGGAAATGtcgttgaaagagaaaattcctTGCACTCACGAGGTAACGATGACGCATGGTACGAAGGCGGTAATCGCTATTGCTGCAGATCCATCCGGAGCACGTCTTGCATCGGGATCGATCGATTACGACGTCTGTTTCTGGGACTTCGCTGGTATGGATTCGTCCATGCGAAGTTTCAGAACCCTGCAACCTTGTGAAAATCATCCAATAAAATGTTTACAATACTCTACGACCGGAGATGTGATACTAGTTATATCAGGAGCGGCACAAGCCAAAGTATTGGACAGGGATGGCTTTGAGAAATGCGAAACTGTAAAAGGCGATCAATACATAACGGACATGGCACGTACAAAGGGTCACACCGCAGGCCTGAATTCTGGGTGTTGGCATCCGTTTACCAAAGAGGAATATTTGACTTGCTCGCAAGACAGCACTTGTAGAATTTGGCTGTTACATAGACCGCGTGGTCATAAGAACGTTATCAAATGCAGAGCACAAAACGGCGTCAAAACGATTCCAACTACTTGTAGCTACAGCCGAGAGGGAACCGTAGTAGCATGCGGATGTATAGACGGTTCTATACAAATGTGGgatcatagaaaaaattttgtaaatccCTCGTTGACGTTGAGAAACGCCCATGGCTCTAACAACGAGATATCCAGCTTAAGTTTTTCTTATCTTGGACATACTTTGGCAACGAGAAGTTGCGACGACACGTTGAAATTGTGGGACTTGAGGTCATTTAAAGTTCCCATATTCGAagtaaaagatttattttcgagATACGAAACAACGGACTGTATGTTTAGTCCGGACGATTCTATGATAGTTACCGGAGAATCTCTAAAAAAAGGTCAAGATATGGGTAAAATTCTATTCTACGATACCAAAACGTTTGAGCTTGTAAACGAAATACCGGTAACCAATTCCCACGTTATTAAAACTTTGTGGCATCCAAAATTAAATCAACTATTCGTTGGTTGCGGAAATGGAATTGTTAAAGTATATTACGATATCAACAGAAGCATGAGAGGGGCGAAGTTATGCGTCGTCAAATCTCACTTCAAACACAAACATATGGAAGTAATGTCTACTCAACAAATTATAACGCCGCACGCGTTACCCTTGTTTAGACAAGACAGACCTAAATCCGTCAGAAAACAAATGGAGAAGGATCGTCTCGATCCTGTGAAATCGCGACGTCCAGACTTGCCAATTACTTCCGGCCAAGGTGGAAGAGTAGCTTCCTCCGGTGGAACCTTAAGTTCTTACGTTATTCGTAATCTTGGACTCAGTAAAAGAATAGAGGACGATCAGGATCCTAGAGAGGCAATTTTGAAGTACGCGAAAGAAGCAGAGGAAAATCCATACTGGATAGCACCGGCATATAAGAAGACGCAACCGAAAACTATTTTCCAGACCGACGAACAAGATAGCGGCCCGAGTACCAAAAAACAGAAGACataa
- the LOC127061683 gene encoding cyclin-dependent kinase 4-like isoform X3, translating to MAGRSRRPSSELGPDLSSPHSKKLKLSELPQEVASYVTVDEEDNVEKELESSERITSTPNEEERVSESPKDLEGKICATETRRDLEEGLKKLSQESQNVEKEIVKFAETPKDVEEEINLSEVTVSATESPVDEVIPGPSWKSHGVVLKSEEKHTHQGTSTFDMKTTELDSAVDIHTSLMGEHASYEELSYIGNGAYGTVYKAKDLTSGQVVALKKVRVPLTEDGLPTSTLREIATLKQLERFEHPHIVRLLDVCQGNYHRLPSSDERSDRLNQGLTLWLVFEHVEQDLASYLSSCPEAGMAAHLVKQMSKEILSGVQFLHSHRIIHRDLKPQNLLVTREGRIKIADFGLARTYDFEMRLTSVVVTQWYRAPEVLLGCSYATPVDTWSVGCILAELSRLKPLFPGTSEGDQLDRIFRIIGTPSEVEWPKNVSLSWSAFPDRQPKPLSDVIPNLDDDGLDLIQSLLMFDPHVRLTATQALEHKYFNENDT from the exons ATGGCTGGAAGATCTCGACGTCCGAGCTCTGAGCTCGGACCGGATCTCTCATCTCCGCATTCGAAAAAACTCAAACTATCGGAACTACCTCAAGAGGTTGCGTCTTACGTCACGGTTGATGAGGAAGATAATGTGGAAAAGGAGTTAGAAAGTAGCGAAAGGATAACTTCAACGCCAAACGAAGAAGAACGTGTCTCTGAATCGCCAAAGGACCTCGAAGGAAAGATATGTGCTACCGAAACACGACGTGACCTTGAAGAAGGACTAAAGAAATTGTCACAAGAGTCACAAAACGTTGAAAAGGAAATAGTAAAGTTTGCAGAAACGCCAAAAGacgtcgaagaagaaattaatcttTCTGAAG TGACAGTTAGTGCAACGGAATCACCGGTAGATGAAGTAATCCCAGGACCGTCCTGGAAAAGTCACGGCGTTGTTCTAAAGTCTGAAGAAAAGCATACCCATCAAGGAACGTCCACTTTTGACATGAAAACCACCGAATTGGATTCCGcagtagatatacatacatccttAATGGGGGAACATGCGTCGTACGAGGAATTATCTTATATCGGCAACGGTGCTTACGGTACCGTTTATAAAGCGAAAGATTTAACCAGCGGTCAAGTAGTTGCGCTTAAAAAAGTTAGAGTACCATTGACGGAAGATGGGTTACCTACTAGTACTTTAAGGGAGATAGCCACGTTAAAACAGCTTGAAAGATTCGAACATCCACATATC GTCAGATTATTAGACGTATGTCAGGGCAATTATCATCGGTTGCCTTCCAGCGACGAAAGATCTGACAGATTGAATCAAGGATTAACTCTTTGGTTAGTCTTCGAACATGTGGAACAAGATTTGGCATCTTATTTATCATCCTGCCCAGAGGCAGGCATGGCAGCGCATCTTGTAAAACAGATGTCCAAGGAGATCCTGTCCGGTGTTCAGTTTCTTCACAGTCACAGGATTATACACAGGGATTTAAAGCCGCAAAATTTATTAGTCACGAGGGAAGGAAGAATAAAGATCGCAGATTTTGGTTTAGCCAGAACATATGACTTCGAAATGAGATTGACTTCTGTG GTTGTAACTCAATGGTATCGAGCGCCAGAAGTGTTGTTAGGTTGCTCTTACGCAACTCCCGTAGATACATGGTCAGTCGGTTGCATTCTAGCTGAGCTTAGTAGGTTGAAACCATTATTTCCAGGCACCAGCGAAGGAGACCAATTGGATAGGATTTTTCG aattatcgGTACACCATCGGAGGTAGAATGGCCGAAAAACGTGTCGCTTAGTTGGAGTGCTTTCCCTGATAGACAACCAAAGCCTTTAAGTGATGTTATACCTAATCTCGATGACGACGGATTGGATCTTATCCAATCTTTACTTATGTTCGATCCCCACGTCCGTTTGACTGCTACTCAGGCTTTAGAGCACAAATACTTCAATGAAAACGACACGTAA